In Rhododendron vialii isolate Sample 1 chromosome 9a, ASM3025357v1, the following are encoded in one genomic region:
- the LOC131301383 gene encoding uncharacterized protein LOC131301383, whose translation MTTKTKKKATKLKTNISLFSVIVSVIYQIKPSGGGGDGSYLDVEDSGTFSREQEEARGGQEWTLELGRGSAGSDPSPLDPPPPTATPFSRSAVTPPSFIGMKKQDYVASTDTLPPTEFFKKPKGEQMIAISTFFNF comes from the exons ATGACGACAAAGACAAAGAAGAAGGCAACGAAATTAAAGACAAACATCAGTTTGTTTTCGGTTATTGTTTCAGTGATTTACCAAATTAAG ccgagtggtggcggcggcgatggATCTTACCTGGATGTGGAGGACAGCGGCACGTTTTCAAGAGAGCAAGAAGAAGCGCGGGGAGGCCAAGAATGGACGCTGGAACTCGGCCGTGGCTCTGCGGGAAGCGATCCATCTCCACTCGATCCGCCTCCACCTACTGCAACCCCTTTCTCCAGATCGGCTGTTACTCCTCCCAGCTTCATTGGGATGAAAAAACAGGATTATGTTGCAAGCACTGATACACTACCACCAACTGAATTTTTCAAGAAACCGAAGGGTGAGCAAATGATAGCTATATCCACCTTCTTCAACTTCTGA